A window of the Methyloprofundus sp. genome harbors these coding sequences:
- a CDS encoding two-component system, OmpR family, sensor histidine kinase RstB yields MSKWLFVRNYLLVVMLILGVGWIMDRVLQYGSEQTILMSDNKFLKGNFLYIASIFAEHPQNIEQLWAAKQQQLQAELDYPVALYQRSDFSDVSQFAESFASEQIVALATIDAGIIYYSPLKNSEYIFALGPVYEQNKNISFDLVLIAIYHLLVASILFLWFAPLARDLQKLRKVASNFGAENFSARIKLGKNSSIALVADAFNGMAQRIQTLVSAHKDLTHAVSHELKTPLARFKFSLEIIEGLEDKQKQSRYLHDMKQDVRELDELIDEMLSYARLDVQNLQLNLEAVSAEQWLQEFVRQYTQEQVQVSFKFDAQTSCQQTLLIDRHLMNRAVHNLIRNGLRYAENDVQISLHINSQTIELRVDDDGQGIPEQCREQVLQPFMRLDTSRDKQSGGYGLGLAIVNKIVHQHGGLMTVDRSSLGGAGFCISLPQAN; encoded by the coding sequence ATGTCAAAATGGTTGTTTGTACGTAATTATTTACTGGTAGTTATGTTGATCTTAGGCGTGGGTTGGATCATGGATCGGGTGCTGCAGTATGGCAGTGAGCAAACAATACTGATGAGTGATAACAAATTTTTAAAAGGTAATTTTCTTTATATTGCCTCTATATTTGCAGAACATCCACAAAATATTGAGCAGCTCTGGGCTGCCAAGCAGCAACAGTTACAAGCAGAATTGGACTATCCGGTAGCACTGTATCAACGTAGTGATTTTTCTGATGTTAGCCAGTTTGCAGAATCTTTTGCTAGTGAGCAGATTGTGGCATTGGCGACTATAGATGCAGGTATCATTTATTATAGTCCGCTAAAAAACTCAGAGTATATTTTTGCTTTAGGCCCTGTGTATGAGCAAAATAAAAATATATCCTTTGATTTGGTATTAATTGCCATTTATCACTTATTAGTCGCTAGCATCCTATTTTTATGGTTTGCCCCGCTAGCGCGTGATTTACAAAAGTTACGTAAAGTAGCCAGTAATTTTGGTGCAGAAAATTTTTCTGCACGTATCAAACTGGGTAAAAATTCGAGTATTGCTTTAGTTGCTGATGCGTTTAATGGCATGGCGCAACGTATTCAAACGCTGGTTTCAGCGCATAAAGACCTTACCCATGCTGTCTCGCATGAATTAAAAACACCGTTAGCACGCTTTAAGTTCAGCTTAGAAATTATTGAAGGCTTAGAGGATAAGCAAAAGCAGAGCCGCTATTTGCATGATATGAAACAGGACGTGCGTGAGCTGGATGAGCTAATAGATGAAATGCTCAGTTATGCCCGGTTGGATGTACAGAATTTACAATTAAACTTAGAGGCAGTGTCTGCTGAGCAGTGGTTGCAGGAGTTTGTGCGCCAATATACTCAAGAGCAGGTTCAGGTTAGTTTTAAATTTGATGCGCAAACTAGTTGTCAGCAGACCTTGTTAATTGATCGGCATTTGATGAACCGAGCCGTGCATAATCTTATTCGTAATGGGTTACGCTATGCAGAAAATGATGTGCAGATCAGTTTGCATATCAATTCGCAGACAATCGAATTGCGAGTTGATGATGATGGGCAAGGTATTCCTGAGCAATGTAGGGAGCAGGTATTACAGCCTTTTATGCGTTTAGATACCAGTCGAGATAAACAATCGGGGGGCTATGGTCTAGGCTTGGCAATTGTAAATAAAATTGTACATCAGCATGGTGGACTGATGACAGTAGATAGATCTTCTTTAGGTGGAGCGGGGTTTTGTATCAGTTTGCCGCAAGCGAATTGA
- a CDS encoding two-component system, OmpR family, response regulator, with product MSTGQEQVKLLLVEDDVRLAELIADYIGRNGFQVTVEHRGDQAVSNFQADNTDIIILDLMLPGMDGLQVCQQVRTKFTGPILILTAKNSDLDHVMGLELGADDFVTKPIEPPVLLARLRALLRRSQQTVTNMTEQSSELSFGQLALNRKAQQVTLQQKNIELTTQEFSLLWLLAENAGVVLSRDLIFTKMRGIEYDGFDRSVDVRISQLRKKLDDHGEQPTRLKTVWGKGYLFVADAWG from the coding sequence ATGAGTACAGGCCAAGAACAGGTCAAATTATTATTGGTAGAAGATGATGTACGTTTGGCTGAATTAATCGCGGATTATATTGGTCGCAATGGCTTTCAGGTGACTGTTGAGCACCGAGGTGATCAAGCGGTGAGCAATTTTCAAGCAGACAATACCGATATTATTATTTTAGATTTAATGCTGCCTGGCATGGATGGCTTACAAGTTTGTCAACAAGTGAGAACCAAGTTTACAGGACCTATTTTAATATTAACTGCCAAAAACAGTGATTTAGATCATGTTATGGGTTTGGAACTTGGTGCGGATGATTTTGTCACCAAGCCTATTGAACCACCTGTTTTACTGGCACGTTTACGTGCTTTATTGCGCCGTTCACAACAAACGGTGACTAATATGACAGAACAAAGTAGTGAGTTATCGTTTGGCCAGTTGGCATTAAATCGCAAAGCTCAGCAAGTTACTTTGCAACAAAAAAATATTGAACTGACTACCCAAGAGTTCAGTTTGCTTTGGCTGTTGGCTGAAAATGCAGGCGTCGTGCTCAGTCGGGATCTGATATTTACAAAAATGCGCGGTATTGAATATGATGGTTTCGATCGCTCAGTTGATGTGCGGATTTCACAATTGCGTAAAAAATTAGATGACCATGGCGAACAACCGACTAGGCTGAAAACAGTATGGGGCAAAGGCTATTTATTTGTCGCTGATGCTTGGGGCTAA
- a CDS encoding MipA family protein translates to MIMFKRYLYILSFWMLWAASIVNADDKLDIQQAIADYEERSWEFGVSAGYGARTNPLVNSSDVPLYLIFNMAWFGDWVFFDNGDLGLNFYEGDKLSLNVITHLNNERSVFQWFNKGVRIFGVPTAGASFVQSEEPEVHQEADISSLATARNLPEELALLEQGLDTSEIIAIPDRKVAVDAGLELLYTADWGELQMQFLSDISFRHKGFEIWGSYSYPWQYGNLSLTPSVGFVWKSSSLLNYYYGVRYDEAQSGMPAYQAGSGTNAFVRLAAVYHLSNHWGIVGVAEYESLSASIQDSPFVDKKSIQTYFIGLTYQF, encoded by the coding sequence ATGATAATGTTTAAACGCTATTTATATATCTTAAGCTTCTGGATGTTGTGGGCCGCATCTATCGTCAATGCAGATGATAAATTAGACATTCAACAAGCGATTGCGGACTATGAAGAGCGCTCTTGGGAATTTGGGGTGTCGGCTGGTTATGGAGCGCGTACTAATCCATTAGTGAATTCTAGTGATGTACCTTTGTATTTGATCTTTAATATGGCTTGGTTTGGTGACTGGGTATTTTTTGATAATGGTGATTTGGGCTTAAATTTTTATGAAGGTGATAAACTTTCCTTGAATGTTATCACCCACCTTAATAATGAACGCAGTGTATTTCAGTGGTTTAATAAAGGGGTGCGCATTTTTGGTGTACCAACTGCAGGGGCATCTTTTGTTCAAAGTGAGGAACCAGAAGTACACCAAGAGGCAGATATCAGCTCTTTGGCTACTGCTCGTAACTTACCAGAAGAGCTGGCATTACTAGAGCAGGGTTTAGATACTAGCGAAATAATTGCAATACCCGATAGAAAGGTGGCAGTCGATGCAGGGTTGGAGCTTTTATATACAGCTGATTGGGGCGAGCTGCAAATGCAATTTCTTTCTGATATCAGTTTTCGACATAAAGGCTTTGAAATCTGGGGTTCTTATAGCTATCCTTGGCAATATGGTAATTTGTCATTAACCCCTTCAGTGGGTTTTGTTTGGAAAAGTAGTAGTTTGTTAAACTATTATTATGGGGTGCGTTATGATGAGGCTCAGTCTGGCATGCCAGCATATCAAGCAGGGAGTGGTACCAATGCATTCGTACGCTTGGCTGCGGTGTATCATTTAAGCAATCATTGGGGGATTGTTGGCGTGGCCGAATATGAGAGCTTAAGTGCCAGTATTCAGGATAGTCCCTTTGTCGATAAAAAAAGCATTCAAACCTATTTTATTGGGTTAACGTATCAATTTTAA
- a CDS encoding inhibitor of cysteine peptidase, whose translation MALALSFLGNLLATAYACLPPLDTQAANIAQKAQNSTYVFAGTVTEINDTHVVVAVDQYFKGSGLSEVKITDFNSHSCSDYLIVNQHALFFTTGSMGGTLKAVYDGAFGSIRTFDATTFAEITAANKCMASYENGLLKIPCITTKGLEKVYQVFLEKTQADNRMELVLTLAKPAPTIEEQAFVDSIEVLAIAPAAAHIEVKVTGYFSNGCGSLGTVYINKIDNEFSVTLTQLQTGTICTTAIVPFEKIITLKTAGLASGDYVVNVNGKQTTFTFYTSTIESQ comes from the coding sequence ATGGCATTGGCTCTTAGCTTTCTAGGTAACTTACTGGCAACGGCCTACGCATGCCTGCCACCACTTGATACACAAGCAGCCAATATTGCCCAAAAAGCACAAAATTCCACTTATGTTTTTGCCGGCACGGTAACTGAAATAAACGATACTCATGTAGTCGTTGCAGTCGATCAATATTTCAAAGGCTCAGGCCTTAGTGAAGTAAAAATTACCGACTTCAACAGCCACAGTTGTTCTGACTACCTAATAGTAAACCAACATGCCCTATTCTTTACCACAGGTTCAATGGGAGGTACATTAAAAGCTGTTTATGATGGTGCTTTCGGTTCAATCAGAACTTTTGATGCAACAACTTTTGCTGAAATCACTGCCGCTAACAAATGCATGGCTAGCTATGAAAATGGCCTGCTAAAAATCCCCTGCATTACCACTAAAGGTCTAGAAAAAGTCTATCAAGTATTTTTGGAAAAAACGCAGGCTGATAATCGTATGGAGCTGGTGCTCACACTTGCTAAGCCAGCACCTACAATTGAAGAGCAAGCCTTTGTTGATAGTATAGAAGTACTAGCTATTGCCCCTGCAGCGGCACATATTGAAGTTAAGGTAACAGGCTATTTCAGTAATGGCTGTGGTAGTTTGGGGACTGTCTATATTAATAAAATAGATAACGAGTTTAGCGTTACGCTTACCCAACTCCAAACTGGAACTATTTGTACTACCGCAATTGTACCCTTTGAGAAAATCATTACACTTAAAACTGCGGGGCTTGCTTCAGGAGATTATGTGGTTAACGTTAATGGTAAGCAAACAACATTTACTTTTTATACGAGTACTATAGAATCTCAATAA
- a CDS encoding sulfur-oxidizing protein SoxY, with amino-acid sequence MKISPLLFLMLVLFTMPNLVSAAKDETNWNQVLKEQFFPGQTIANGKAVIQLTTPVRAEDPALVPIKVTAGFPQTKNKYIKRILLLIDKNPFPMVGEFEFTPDSGRADIAMRVRVNTYSYIRAIAEMNDGKLYMVKKFVKASGGCSAPIGADYDAAMRRLGKMKFRLDDELVDGKPTMAQLLISHPNITGMQIDQVTRFKRKAHFIKQIKVTFNGKPILTAKTDIAISTDPNFRFYFVPTEKGELKAEFTDTSCDSPVSRVVCEAGSTYTKTYTVLP; translated from the coding sequence ATGAAAATATCCCCATTATTATTTTTGATGCTGGTACTTTTTACTATGCCCAACTTAGTGAGTGCCGCAAAAGATGAAACCAATTGGAACCAAGTCTTAAAAGAGCAGTTTTTTCCGGGGCAAACGATTGCCAATGGCAAAGCTGTTATTCAATTAACCACGCCTGTTCGTGCAGAAGACCCTGCACTAGTGCCCATAAAAGTCACTGCTGGTTTCCCGCAGACTAAAAATAAATATATCAAACGCATTTTGCTGTTGATTGATAAAAACCCATTTCCTATGGTCGGTGAATTTGAATTTACCCCTGATAGTGGCAGAGCGGATATTGCGATGCGGGTGCGGGTCAATACTTATAGCTATATTCGCGCTATTGCGGAAATGAATGATGGCAAGCTGTATATGGTTAAAAAGTTCGTTAAAGCCAGTGGTGGTTGTTCGGCACCGATTGGTGCAGATTATGATGCAGCGATGCGGCGTTTAGGCAAGATGAAATTCAGGTTGGATGATGAGTTGGTTGATGGTAAGCCAACCATGGCGCAGTTATTAATTAGCCATCCCAATATTACCGGCATGCAAATTGATCAAGTGACCCGTTTTAAACGCAAAGCACATTTTATCAAACAAATCAAAGTAACTTTTAACGGCAAGCCTATTTTGACGGCTAAAACAGATATTGCTATTAGTACCGATCCTAATTTTCGCTTTTACTTTGTGCCTACTGAAAAAGGCGAGTTAAAGGCTGAATTTACTGATACTTCCTGTGATAGCCCTGTTAGCAGAGTGGTGTGTGAGGCGGGTAGTACTTATACTAAAACTTATACGGTTTTGCCGTAG
- a CDS encoding phosphoserine phosphatase, translating to MSFDIICFDCDSTLSEIEGIDELAERAGCGTAMAALTSAAMNGEVALESVYGQRLNLIQPDKQAIGWVAELYIERMVQGVAVVFQQLQDQGKQVHIISGGLKQAILPLAAKLNIAADHVHAVDVLFDDKGSYLKFNEQSPLARNGGKAEVCRQLNPDNLKLAIVGDGNTDMEAKKAGAFCIGFGGVVARDNVREQADVFVEDPDLQAVLAFLS from the coding sequence ATGAGTTTCGATATTATCTGCTTCGATTGCGATAGCACATTAAGCGAGATAGAAGGCATTGATGAACTAGCAGAACGAGCAGGCTGTGGTACTGCTATGGCAGCACTAACCAGTGCCGCCATGAATGGTGAAGTGGCTTTGGAATCAGTTTATGGCCAGCGCCTTAATTTGATTCAGCCCGACAAACAGGCCATTGGTTGGGTCGCAGAGCTTTATATTGAGCGTATGGTACAGGGTGTAGCCGTCGTCTTTCAGCAATTGCAAGATCAAGGCAAACAAGTGCATATTATTAGTGGTGGTTTAAAGCAAGCTATCTTGCCGTTAGCTGCCAAGTTAAATATAGCAGCTGATCATGTGCATGCAGTTGATGTTTTATTTGATGATAAGGGAAGTTATCTAAAATTTAATGAGCAGTCGCCGTTGGCCAGAAATGGCGGTAAGGCTGAAGTCTGTCGGCAATTAAATCCTGATAATTTAAAGCTAGCAATAGTTGGTGATGGTAATACCGATATGGAAGCTAAAAAAGCGGGTGCTTTTTGTATCGGCTTTGGTGGCGTGGTGGCTAGGGATAATGTCAGGGAACAGGCAGATGTATTTGTTGAAGATCCCGATTTGCAAGCTGTTTTGGCTTTCCTGTCATAA
- a CDS encoding D-3-phosphoglycerate dehydrogenase/2-oxoglutarate reductase, which yields MKKILISDKLADAGVNFLNEQEGIQIHIDTGMTPEQLCETIVDYDALLIRSDTKATAEVIRAGKNLKVIGRAGIGVDNIDIPAATEQGIIVMNTPDSNATTTAELAIAHMFSLSRNLPKADKSIRDGKWERSQLMGAEITHKTLAILGFGTIGRIVARRGVGLGMRVIAFDPFVTPEIFAECGAEPVSLDELVAQADYLTLHCPVLEKTRNIINREKIAMMKKSARIINCARGGLIDEAALYDALKAGDIAGAALDVYEQEPPKDSPLLELDNIVFTPHLGASTKEAQVAVSVEIARQAVTYLKTGEAVNALNVPRLSAEEIKKSEPYVGLAHSLGKVLAGLVTQPIERIKVSLLGKASEAEVRSVSVGALVGLLTGQVSTPVNSVNAENIAKRQGITLTESKTEEITGYLSLVQVTAYCADEEVVTLTGTLLGDKHPRLININQYEIEVVPEGVLLVTKHDDKPGVICAISSVLGKANVNISRMQVGVADSHQQAMAVISISEKLDDALLQEVCELAAVESAIQIEL from the coding sequence ATGAAAAAGATTCTTATTTCCGACAAATTGGCTGATGCTGGGGTTAACTTCCTAAATGAGCAAGAAGGCATTCAAATTCATATTGATACAGGTATGACACCTGAGCAATTGTGTGAAACGATTGTTGATTATGATGCCTTATTAATCAGAAGTGATACCAAAGCCACTGCAGAAGTTATTCGTGCGGGTAAAAATTTGAAAGTCATCGGTCGTGCTGGAATTGGTGTGGATAATATTGATATTCCTGCTGCAACCGAGCAGGGTATTATTGTGATGAATACGCCTGATTCAAATGCGACGACTACGGCTGAGTTAGCGATTGCACATATGTTTTCCCTAAGTCGTAATTTACCCAAAGCAGATAAGTCAATTCGTGATGGTAAATGGGAGCGTTCGCAATTAATGGGTGCTGAAATCACTCATAAAACGCTAGCTATTTTAGGTTTCGGTACTATTGGTCGTATCGTGGCTCGTCGTGGTGTTGGTTTGGGTATGCGTGTTATTGCATTCGACCCATTTGTTACACCTGAAATTTTTGCAGAATGTGGTGCCGAGCCCGTTTCTTTAGATGAACTAGTTGCGCAAGCAGACTATTTAACATTGCATTGCCCGGTGTTAGAAAAAACACGCAATATCATTAACCGTGAAAAAATCGCGATGATGAAAAAATCTGCTCGTATTATTAACTGTGCGCGCGGTGGTTTAATTGATGAAGCGGCATTGTATGATGCATTAAAAGCAGGTGATATTGCTGGAGCGGCACTGGATGTATATGAGCAAGAGCCTCCTAAAGACTCGCCATTATTAGAGTTAGACAATATCGTTTTTACACCGCATTTAGGCGCATCGACTAAAGAAGCGCAAGTAGCTGTGAGTGTTGAAATTGCACGCCAAGCAGTAACGTATTTAAAAACAGGCGAAGCGGTTAATGCATTAAACGTACCGCGTTTATCAGCTGAAGAGATTAAAAAGTCTGAGCCGTATGTCGGCTTGGCGCATAGCTTGGGCAAAGTACTGGCGGGTTTGGTGACTCAGCCTATTGAACGTATTAAAGTGTCTTTATTAGGTAAAGCCTCTGAAGCAGAAGTACGCTCAGTATCAGTTGGTGCATTAGTGGGTTTATTGACAGGCCAAGTTTCTACACCTGTTAATAGCGTGAATGCTGAAAATATTGCCAAGCGTCAAGGGATTACATTAACTGAGTCTAAAACGGAAGAAATTACCGGTTATCTTTCTTTAGTGCAAGTCACTGCTTATTGTGCCGATGAAGAAGTCGTTACTTTAACGGGAACTTTATTAGGTGATAAGCATCCGCGTTTGATCAATATCAACCAGTATGAAATTGAAGTAGTGCCTGAAGGGGTGTTGTTGGTAACCAAACATGATGATAAACCAGGTGTTATTTGTGCGATCAGCTCGGTATTGGGTAAGGCCAATGTCAATATTTCACGTATGCAAGTAGGTGTTGCAGATAGCCATCAGCAAGCTATGGCGGTGATTAGCATTTCTGAAAAACTGGATGATGCCTTATTGCAAGAAGTTTGTGAGTTGGCGGCGGTTGAATCGGCAATCCAAATAGAGTTGTAA
- a CDS encoding putative membrane protein — MLWLKALHLIFMVTWFAGLFYLPRLFVYHAMSDDEISNERFKVMERKLFYGIMTPGMIITFIFGIWMLIDYAWSLYSSVGWLHAKLALLALLVVYHYYCYRYLVDFKNDNNPRSHVFYRWFNEVPVVFLIVIIILAVVKPF; from the coding sequence ATGCTTTGGTTAAAAGCCCTACACCTCATTTTTATGGTCACCTGGTTTGCAGGCTTATTTTACCTGCCCAGATTATTTGTCTACCACGCCATGAGTGATGATGAAATCAGTAACGAACGCTTTAAAGTGATGGAGCGCAAATTATTCTACGGCATCATGACTCCTGGCATGATCATTACCTTTATCTTTGGCATTTGGATGCTCATTGATTATGCTTGGAGTCTGTATTCTTCTGTGGGCTGGTTACATGCTAAGTTAGCTTTATTAGCGCTATTAGTTGTTTATCATTATTATTGTTATCGTTACTTAGTAGACTTCAAAAACGATAACAATCCCCGTAGCCATGTTTTCTATCGTTGGTTTAATGAAGTACCAGTAGTGTTTTTAATTGTGATTATTATTTTGGCAGTAGTGAAACCGTTTTAA
- a CDS encoding rhamnosyltransferase produces the protein MPNSLKQEGLMSKSVPQVAVLLAAYNGISFLEEQLDSIVHQEAVAITIFISVDLSSDNSYQWCCRYAKNHPQVNVLPYGNKFGGAAANFYHLIKEVNFADFDFVALADQDDIWLKNKLSSACNKLETDHFDAYSSNVTAFWEDGRELLIHKARPQRQYDYLFEAAGPGCTYVLRTAPMLQFKALIQAHNQQVAQISLHDWFIYAFFRANEQQWFIDPEPGLLYRQHLDNQVGIHKGWQAILKRFKLLHKGWCKQQVLNIADLVGDHGLNLHSRLTILKNIKQLRRRHRDRWILFFIALIGLY, from the coding sequence ATGCCCAACAGCTTAAAACAGGAAGGTTTAATGAGCAAAAGCGTACCACAAGTCGCTGTATTACTTGCCGCTTATAATGGCATAAGCTTTTTAGAAGAACAATTAGATAGCATCGTACACCAAGAAGCCGTTGCCATCACCATTTTCATCAGTGTAGATTTATCCTCCGACAATAGTTATCAATGGTGTTGTCGCTATGCAAAAAACCATCCACAAGTAAACGTTTTACCATACGGCAATAAATTTGGTGGTGCAGCCGCTAATTTTTACCACCTTATTAAAGAAGTCAATTTTGCTGACTTTGATTTTGTTGCCTTAGCTGATCAAGATGATATTTGGCTAAAAAATAAGCTCAGCAGTGCCTGTAACAAACTTGAAACAGACCACTTTGACGCTTATTCCAGTAATGTCACGGCTTTCTGGGAAGACGGTCGTGAATTATTAATCCATAAAGCGCGCCCACAACGTCAATATGACTATTTATTTGAAGCAGCAGGACCAGGTTGCACTTATGTATTACGCACTGCCCCGATGTTGCAGTTTAAAGCATTAATACAGGCGCATAACCAGCAAGTCGCACAAATAAGTCTACATGACTGGTTTATTTATGCTTTTTTTAGAGCCAATGAACAGCAATGGTTTATAGACCCCGAACCAGGACTTCTCTACCGGCAACACTTAGATAACCAGGTAGGCATTCATAAAGGCTGGCAAGCCATTTTAAAAAGATTCAAACTCTTACACAAAGGCTGGTGCAAACAACAAGTACTCAATATTGCCGATTTAGTGGGTGATCACGGCCTAAACTTACATTCAAGATTAACCATTTTAAAAAATATTAAGCAACTACGCCGCCGTCATCGCGACCGCTGGATACTGTTTTTTATTGCTTTAATCGGGCTCTATTAA
- a CDS encoding UDP-glucose 4-epimerase, whose product MQKILVTGATGFIGQAMVNTLHSQQIPVLAGVRQHSAAISEDITQVELGELATTTDHSAIILNDVDIIIHTAARAHILHSTALEPLTEFRKVNTAGTLMLAQQAVEAGVKRFIFISSIKVNGEFTHSGKPFTPEITDIPTDPYGLSKYEAEQGLMNLAKTTNMQVVIIRPPLVYGPGVKANFANLVKWIDRGIPLPFGAINNKRSLIALDNLVSFIILCCHHPKAANEIFLVADEGDISTTQLLQKVAQALGKKARLLPIPTTWMAFAAQLIGKQNLSSRLFGSLQLDSSKAIDLLGWRPVVSIDEQLNSWLKEIPSNKFGIDKER is encoded by the coding sequence ATGCAAAAAATACTTGTCACAGGTGCCACCGGTTTTATCGGCCAAGCAATGGTTAACACGCTACATAGCCAACAAATACCAGTTCTTGCGGGAGTACGTCAGCATTCTGCTGCCATTTCTGAAGATATTACCCAAGTAGAGCTAGGTGAACTGGCTACAACCACTGATCATAGTGCAATAATACTAAACGATGTCGATATAATCATTCATACAGCCGCACGCGCGCATATTTTGCATAGCACAGCCCTAGAACCACTAACAGAGTTTCGGAAGGTCAATACCGCAGGCACTTTAATGCTAGCTCAACAAGCAGTTGAAGCTGGAGTCAAACGCTTTATTTTTATCAGTTCCATAAAAGTAAACGGTGAGTTTACCCATAGCGGCAAACCGTTTACCCCTGAGATAACGGACATACCAACCGATCCGTATGGCTTATCTAAATACGAAGCTGAACAAGGTTTAATGAACTTGGCTAAAACAACAAATATGCAAGTTGTGATTATCCGTCCGCCTCTAGTTTATGGCCCTGGAGTAAAGGCTAACTTTGCCAATTTAGTCAAATGGATTGATCGCGGCATTCCTTTACCCTTTGGTGCTATTAACAATAAGCGCTCTTTAATTGCTTTAGATAATCTGGTGAGTTTCATCATTCTTTGCTGCCACCACCCCAAAGCAGCTAATGAAATTTTTTTGGTTGCAGATGAAGGTGATATTTCAACCACGCAATTATTACAAAAAGTGGCACAGGCTCTTGGAAAAAAAGCACGTCTATTACCTATTCCCACCACTTGGATGGCCTTTGCTGCACAATTAATCGGTAAACAAAACCTCAGTAGCAGGCTATTTGGCTCATTACAGTTAGATAGTTCTAAGGCTATTGATTTACTTGGGTGGCGGCCTGTTGTTAGTATTGATGAGCAGCTTAACAGTTGGTTAAAGGAAATACCCTCTAACAAGTTTGGTATAGATAAGGAGCGATAA
- a CDS encoding transposase, IS4 family — protein sequence MSDSYKIYRTIHSGLQKFWDFDPSKRQNNGLNILTGFICGIIQSKSVKLANVAGEIPGSGKEESQIMQLRRWLKNEKVGVDLFYLPFIEVLLRCLAKQTLVLAIDGSTTAQGCITLMVSMIYKGRALPLLWVTRKGKKGHFPQDMHIELIKSVQAIIPEGTSVICLGDGEFDGADWLETISSYGWKYACRTANNAILYENGDEFTFKDICPEQGSMTEISAVEFTRKRSIVVRAVVYWGRKYNDPIYLVTNFPTGGEAFNWYRKRFRIETLFSDLKGRGFNLQKSGLRAPERVSRLIMAAALAYIWMVYLGELALTKSWDKIIHRKDRCDLSLFTLGVRLLKRLLREGKILPQFCLTLSGKALL from the coding sequence TTGTCAGATTCTTACAAGATTTATCGCACCATTCATAGCGGCCTTCAAAAATTCTGGGATTTTGATCCCAGCAAACGTCAAAATAACGGCTTAAATATCCTGACAGGGTTTATCTGCGGTATTATACAAAGTAAATCTGTTAAGTTAGCTAATGTGGCAGGAGAGATTCCAGGATCAGGTAAAGAAGAAAGCCAAATCATGCAATTGCGCCGTTGGCTGAAAAATGAAAAAGTGGGTGTCGATTTATTTTATTTACCCTTTATAGAGGTTCTTCTTCGGTGTTTAGCCAAACAAACGCTAGTACTTGCTATTGATGGCAGCACGACAGCGCAAGGCTGTATTACCTTGATGGTCAGTATGATTTATAAAGGTAGAGCTCTGCCATTGCTGTGGGTAACCCGTAAAGGTAAAAAGGGGCATTTTCCTCAAGATATGCATATCGAATTGATTAAATCCGTTCAGGCGATAATCCCGGAAGGTACGTCGGTCATTTGTTTGGGTGACGGGGAATTTGATGGAGCAGACTGGCTGGAAACCATTAGTAGTTATGGCTGGAAGTATGCCTGCCGAACGGCAAATAATGCGATATTGTATGAGAATGGAGATGAATTTACATTTAAAGATATTTGTCCCGAACAAGGAAGCATGACTGAAATATCGGCGGTTGAATTCACTCGTAAACGTAGCATTGTAGTAAGGGCGGTTGTTTATTGGGGGAGAAAATATAATGACCCTATTTATCTAGTGACTAATTTCCCCACAGGGGGTGAAGCATTTAACTGGTATCGCAAACGTTTCCGTATAGAAACGCTGTTTTCAGACCTTAAAGGTCGAGGGTTTAACTTGCAGAAAAGTGGATTAAGGGCTCCTGAGCGAGTTTCTCGACTTATTATGGCAGCGGCTTTAGCTTATATATGGATGGTTTATTTAGGGGAGCTTGCTCTGACTAAGAGCTGGGATAAAATTATTCATCGCAAAGATCGTTGTGATTTGAGTTTGTTTACTCTTGGAGTGCGGTTATTAAAGCGCCTGCTGAGAGAAGGAAAAATACTCCCTCAATTCTGCCTCACATTATCGGGCAAGGCATTGCTGTGA